TTTCAAAAGCTTAGCCACCATCTGTTCGCTTTTTCCCTTATCGGTATCCTTTTTCGTCGCCTTATATATCCCGCTCACGTACTCCTCGAGCACCTCTTGCGAGTTTATGCGCGCGTCACCCTCTTTTGGCCTTACTTTGGCGTATTCGCCGCTGTTTTGCAGCTCAAACGCCAGCTCGTTATCGCTAAGCTGCAAGCGCAAAAACTCGAGCAAGCGCTCTTGTAAATTTTTATCAATTATCGGCGTCATGAGCTCCAGGCGGCGCTCGAGATTTCGCGGCATCCAGTCGGCGGAGGCGATGTAAATTTGAGGCTCGGCATGCCTAAAATAAAATATCCTAGCATGCTCAAGGTATTTGCCGATAAGCGATCTCACGCGGATATTTTCACTTAAGCCCTTCACGCCGGGGCGCACGCAGCAGATACCGCGCACGATGAGGTCGATCTTTACGCCCGCGCTGCTAGCCTTTACCAGCGCGTCCACGATGTCGCCATCTACCAGCGCGTTCATCTTGGCCACGATCCTACCTTGCTCTCCGTGCGTGGTCTCGGTCTTTATCATATCTAGCACGCGCTCTTTTATCTGCATCGGCGACATAGAGAGCGTCTGCAAACGGCGGTTTTTAGAAAAGCCCGAAAGTATGTGAAAAAACGTCGTCGTATCGCTCGCAAACTCCGCTCTGCTCGTAAAATAGCTCACGTCGGTGTAAATTTTCGCCGAGCCGCCATTATAGTTGCCGGTGGATAGATGCATGTAAAATTTGAGCTTGCCGCCCTCTTGGCGTATGACTTGGCTCACTTTTGCGTGCACCTTAAAACCCGTTATGCCGTATATCACGTGCGCGCCGGCATCTTCTAGAGCCTTTGCCCAGTGCAGGTTGTTTTCCTCGTCAAACCTCGCCTTTAGCTCGACCATCACGGTTACCTGCTTTCCGTCGTTTGCGGCGTCGATGAGGGCCTGGATGATAGGCGAATTTTTATCGACACGGTAGAGCGTCATGCGGATCGAGATCACGCGCGGATCCTTGCTCGCCTCTTTGATAAACTGCACGACAGGATCAAAGCTCTCATACGGATGCACTACCAGCACGTCCTCTTTGTCGATAACGTCAAACATCGATAGGTGGCTGCTAAAAGGCGGCAGGGTCTTTGGCGCGTACGGCGGCAGGCAGAGGTGGGAAAATTCTTTATTTCCCACGATTTGCCAGAGCGAATTTAACGTGAGCGGGACGGTGTACTCGTAGATATCTTTATAAAAAATCTTCATGTGCGAGTTTAGAAACTCGACTATCTCGGGGTCTGCATCCTTTTGTATCTGCATGCGCACAAACGCGCCTTTTCGGCGTAGCTTTAGCCCCTGCTCGAGGATCATCATAAAATCATCCGCCTCTTCCTCCTCGATGACGATGTCGGCGTTCCTGGTAACTCTAAACGCCGCCGAGCTAAGTAGCTTGTATCCTGGGAAAATCTCCTCCGCGTGGCGGTGCACGATCGTTTCTATCGGCACATAGACGTTGTCGCTAGCCTGAAAAAATCTCGGCAAAACTCGCGAGATACGTATCATGCCAAATTTTATAATCTCGGGACTATCCGCATCGGCAAGCTTAACGGCTAAGCTAAAACTAAGGTTATTTAGGTGAGGATACGGATGCGTGGCATCAACCGCGATAGGCACGATGACGGGCAGGATGTTTGAGAAAAAATACTCGTCGCATTTAGCGCGAAGCTCAGGCAGGATTTCGTCGTAATTTTTCATAAAAAGCCCGCTTTGCGCGAGTTCTCTTAGTGCGTCTTTATAGTGCTTTTCTACGAGCGCGAGCTCGTCTTTGATGTATTTTCTGATCTCTCTTAGCTGCTCGAGAGGACTCATGCCGTCGCTACCGCTAGCTGCGACACCTGCGGCAAAAAGCTGTTTAAGCCCTGCGATGCGGATCATGTAAAATTCATCCAAATTCGTCATATAAATCGCGATAAATTTTAGCTTTTCAAGCGGCGGCAACGCCTTTTCGCACTGGGCTAAAACGCGCGAGTTAAAGCGCAGCCAGCTAAGCTCGCGGTTAATAAAAACACTATTGTTATCATCCATTTTTTATCCTTTTGATGTTTTATAGATTTTAGCGTATTTTCTCTTAAATCATAGCCCTTCTAAAAATAGTAAGTTTGTGCTATAATAAACTAAGAACAAATTTAACTTCAAAAATCGGGCAAGGAAATATAATGGAATATATTTGGGCGGTTATTATTTTATGCGTCGGAATGGCGGTTTTTTGGGTTTTAAAGAAAATCTCGATGTAAAGCACTGCAACAATAACCGCTTCCAGATAAGCCTGCACCGAATTCAAAGTGCGTATACCTCAATATTCAACTCGTTGCAACTTTATTTTCTCGTACTCAAGTTTTATTATGAACGTTTAGCAAAAAATAAAAATTTGACCAAGTCTTTGTAGTCAAATTTAAAGCCAACTTTAATCAAATTTATCACTATATCAGTATTTTGCCTTATAACTCAAAATACTACAGAGAATTTCATATCAAACGCTTACAAAGTCAAAATTTAACAATCTATAAATTTTAATAATTAGAATTTAAATTCTGTAGGAAACCAACCTGATGCTATCAAAATTTGCAAATTTTATACAATATTGTTTTTAAATTTAAAATATATAAAAGCGATAAATTTATTCTAGTTTTTAGATGAAAATAAAAAATAAGAAGAGATAAAGCAAAATGGCGGAGCAAGTCGTCCGCCATAATTTAATTAAAGATTGTTCTCTTTTTTGTACTCAGCCAAAAAAGCGTAAATTTCATCTTTTAATCTAAGTTTTTCGCGCTTTAGAGCATCTACTTCGGCGTCATTATAAACGTTGCCTTTTTGTATCTCAGCGATCTTTTCGTCTAGGTCGTTGTGTTTGTCAAAAAGTGCAGTAAATCTTGCGTTTGAACCCTTTAGCTTAGTTATAAGCTCTCTATCTTCATGAAACATATTTGCTCCTTTTATGGATTAAATTTTAATTTAATTTTATCGAATATTATTTTAAGAGATGGTTAAAAACATGCCGTATTTGCGGCGACTTGGCAAAAATTTAGAGCAAAATTTATCCAGTCTTATAATTGGCTTAAAAATTTATAAAAGCTGAAAGTAGTTTTAAATTTGAGACTAAATTTAAACGTATTTTAGCTCTTCTGGCTTATGTCTGCTTTTTATTACACGCTTGGTTAGGCGTATCGATTCGCCAGTGCCGATAACTAATAGCTTCGTGCCAGTACCAATTAGCGTATCGCCCTTTGGCATCGGGATAAATTTATTATTCACGTCTTTAATGCCAACCACGTCGGCGTTTGTTATATTTCGCAAGTTAGTTTCTTTTAGGCGCTTAAAGCGGACCCACGAGTAATCCGGTACCGATATCTCCTCGATATCGATCGGTGAGTCTTGTTTGTATAAAAACTGCTCAAGCAAATTTTCCATATCCGGGCGTACGCTCATCGCACTGAGACGCTGAGCGACAAGCTTTGATGGGCTCACCACGCTGTTTGCACCAAGCTTTTTTAGGCGCTCAGTATCGTCTTGACTATCGGAGTTCGTCATTATAAAATACGGTTTTTTGCGCCCGATCTCTTTTTCAAACAACCTTACGGTTGCGATAAGAGCAATATTGTCTGCAATGTTTGGACTTAACGTAATCATGCCTTTTGCGCTTGAAAAATGAGTCTTCAAAAGCGCAGTTTGCGTGTGAGGTTGAGAGATTATATAGTATGGGTATTTATACTTTTCAGCGATCTCAGGCAGATCCTCGCGAGGATCAATTACTATAAATGGGATATGATTTTCCCTAAATTCACGGCTTAATTCCATTGTGTATTGATTGTGATAGCAGATGACAAAATGGTTTTTTAACCTTGCGATCTTATATAGCATTCGTCTTTCCTTTATGATTGCTACGAGTGCGCCTTTTTTTAAAACTTCGAGCATCAAACCCGTAGAAAAAGTAAAAACGGCAAAACCGAGTAAAATAAACGTGATGGTAAAAAGCCGTCCAGCGGGGGAAATAGGTGCGACCTCAGTAAATCCGACGGTCGTAAAAGTCATACCAGCCTGATAAATCGCATCTATCAAGCTAAAACCATCGATTGTAACATAGCCCATAGCTCCAATCATCATCATCAAAACGACTAAGATGAGTGGTAAACGAAATGGGCGAAGTTGTTCGTAAAGTTCAGTATTGAGGTTGATTTGAGGTTTAGCAGAACTTGACCAGTTGAGGAATTTTAAAATCTTTTTAAACAAAGAAAACTCCTCAAATTTACGGCAAATTTAGCGTGACTGTTTTCTCATCGTTCTTAACGTAGATGCAGCTACCTTAATCTTTCTCGTAGTGCCGTCCTCTAGCGTAACGCGGACAGTTCTTAGGTTTGGCAAAAACCTTCTTTTTGTTCTGTTTTTCGCGTGGCTGACATTATTACCAACCATGGGGCCTTTGCCTGTTATTGCGCATACTCTTGACATATTTGTTTCCTTAAAAATAAAAATTTCTGCTGATTTTATCCAAAACAAACAAAATAAAAGCTTAAAGCTGCTTTTACAAACATGTTATTTTTTAAACTGAATTTATGGATAAAAAAGCTAGAATAACAAAATTTAAATACATTGAAATTTTAAAAATTCATAGGTCAAGTTTTACAAAAAATCAATTTTCAGGAATTTTGTTTCATCTTATGAGGTTAAGTTTTAAAGACGACGTAGCAATATTTTATCCTTCCGGCTTTTTGGATGGCGATATCAATAAATACGAAATCAGCGAATCAAGCATAAAATATCTACTCCAAAAAACTCCGCGCCATATCCTAATATCTCTTAAAAACGTTATTTATTTTAATAAAGTAGGCTTTAATCTAGTCCTTGAATCTGTATTAAAAACAGCAAAGGATAACAGCGTAGATATTGGTTTTTGCGACTATAACGAGATAAAATTTAAAGCTTTAAAAAGAATGTCTAAGGATGTTTTGAATTTATCTTTTTTTGAGACTCTAAATGTTGCGCTACTATTTTGGGGAGCATTTGAATCTGAAAGTAAACAAATCATCGTTTTTAATGCCGATATTGAGCAAAAACGCCAAATCGCACTAATGCTATCAGGACGCGGATATAAACCAGTTATCGCAAAAGACGAAGATGAATTTAATCAATTGCACAAAAAATACGAATACGCCATACATCTAACCGACGTAAAATCAAACAAAAAAGAAATATCTACTACCCTCAAAGAAAACGTCGTCGTTTATGAGATAAACGGCTTTATAGACTCTGAATTTGCCAACAAATTCGCATATAAAAGTTTTTTACATTCACTAAAAATCGGCTTTAAATTTTTTGTTTTCGACATGAAAAAATCAAGCCTTATAAACATTCACGGCGTATCATTTTTAGCCAAGCTTGCAATGGAATGTGCTGATAGCGGTGCAACTATAGCTATGTGCGGACTAAAAAAACCAAGTATCTCAAAAGCCCTTCTTCACGACCTAGAAGACTGCGGGATACTACTTTATGATACAATTCAAGATTTTTTTAACGATGATGCAACAATAGAGGGCGGCGGTAGCGTTGAAGTCGAAAAACCAAAAAATATAACTAAAGACTTGATAGATTTTTTGCCAGATATCTTAAAAGTGGTAATGGATACCCTAGCCTCTTTATCAAATTTGCCGGTTTCCCGCGGCGGTACAGAGATAGCAAATTTTGATTGCGACGAAGATAAATTTTGCATGGGCTCGGTAGCTTTTTATGGGAAAATGAACGCCAAATTTATCCTCTGTATCGAAAGATACGCCGTTCACAAAATATGCAAAATTTTACTACAAGAAGGTAGCGAAGCAAGCATAGCAGAAGCCTATGCTGACGTGCTTAGCGTTATCTCTGACCGCATAGAAGTATGGTTAAAGAGTCAAAAAATAGAGGCGAATTTTACTTTGCCGCACATTTTTGAAGAGATTAAGAATGAAGACAAAAAAAATAAAGGCGTCCTAGTGCAGCTCGATATCGACGGCATGGATGCAATATTTTTTCTAAGCAAATAAAGGACAAGCAAATGTATGTAGCACCTAGTATTTTATCGGCTGATTTTGGAAATTTAAAGGCTGAGATCGAGGCCATCTGCGAGGCAGGAGCCGATCTTGTGCATGTAGACGTGATGGACGGGCATTTTGTACCAAATTTAACCATCGGCCCCGTAGTCGTAAACGCCGTCGCAAAAGCCGCTACAAAGCCCTTAGACATTCACCTAATGGTACAAAATAACACATTTTTTGCAGATCTTTTTTTGCCTTTGAAGCCTAAATTTTTAAGCTTTCACATCGAGGAAGAAAAGCATCCGCTACGCCTAATCGATCACATCCGCAGCCACGGCACGGGACCTGCAATCGTACTAAACCCACATACTCCGGTCTGGGCGATCGAGCACATCGTAAACGAGATCGACATGGTGCTACTAATGAGCGTAAATCCTGGCTTTGGCGGGCAAAAGTTTATCCCTTCGGTACTCGAAAAAGTACGCAGCTTGCGTGAAATGATCGAACGCAAAAACGCAAAGTGCATGATCGAGGTAGACGGCGGCGTGACTGGACTAAACGTCGCGCAGCTCGATGAAGCGGGCGTAGATATCGTCGTGGCGGGCAGTTATATATTTTCGTCAAATTCATACGAGCACTCTATCCGCTCGCTAAAGCTCGAGTTTTGAACCAAGATTTTGAAAATTTACTAGCCGTCATCGCCAAGCGAAACGTAGCCTACGCGGACTTTGTCGCTGCAACTAAGCAAATGGACGAATACTCCGAGCTTTTTGATGTTCGCGACGTACAGATGTGGCGCGCGCTGGGCCTTGACATAACCCGCACTGCAAAAAACCAAATCGAGCTAAAAACGCGGCGCAATGAAATAAAAGATCAAATTTTTTGCGTCATAGATATAGAAACTAGCGGCAGTATAAATAGCGGCCAGATCATAGAAATCGGCGCGCTAAAGCTACAAAACGGCGAAATAATCGGCAAATTTGAAACATTCGTGTACGCGCCATACGTCCCGGAAAATATCAGCGAGCTAACGGGAATCACCGCAGAACACCTAAAAAACGCGCCTAGCCTAGCCTTCGTCATGGAGCAGTTTAAAGTCTTTTTAGGTCAGAGCGTTTTTGTGGCGCACAACGTTCGCTTTGACTACGGCTTTATCAGCGCGACGCTGGAGGCGCTAGGATACGGCGAGCTGCTAAACCGCAAGCTCTGCACGATCGATCTAGCCCGCCGCACTATCGTTTCGCCCAAATACGGTCTTGGCGCTTTAAAAGAAGTTTTAAATATAAATAACGCCCACCACAGAGCGCTAAACGATGCTATCGCGGCGGCTGAAATTTTTAAATATTCCCTGCAAAAACTCCCCGCCGAAGTAAAAACGACCGAGGATCTAATAGAGTTTAGCAAATCAGCTAAAACAATAAAACGACTAAAAATCACTACAAACGAAGGTAGCGAGCCGGTCAAATTTGACGGTGCTGTGCAGGCTGATGAATTGGACGACAATAAAAATTTGAGCGCCGCAAATGATGCGCAAAATTTAAACGTCGGCGGTCAAATACAAAAAGCAGAAGAGCCGAAACTTCCGATATTTGAGAAGTAAATTTAGCTCAAATTTGCCGTAAATTCTACTACTCAAAAATTAAAAAATTAGACTTTTAAATTTGCCGAATTTAACTTTCGCCGTTTATTTAAATTTTAAAATTTGATGAAATAAAAAAGTTTGAGCCGGCGCAAATTTGACCTACTCGCCGACTCGTTCGCCGTTTATTCGCACGATCCTGGCGGGTATGCCTACGACCGTGGCGTTATCTGGCACGTCTTTTAGCACAACCGAGTTCGCGCCTATTTTGGCGTTTTCGCCGATTAGGATATTTCCCAGCACTTTCGCGCCAGCTGCTATCGTGACGCCATTTTTTATGGTCGGATGGCGTTTGCAGCACTCCTTGCCCGTGCCGCCCAGAGTTACTTGATGATAGATCAGTACATCGTCGCCCACCTCTGCAGTCTCGCCGATAACTACGCCCATGCCGTGATCGATAAAAAGCCGTCTGCCAATCTTGGCGCCCGGATGTATCTCGATGCCAGTTAAAAAACGCGACATCTGCGAGACGAAGCGCGCCGTAAATCGCCAGTTTTTAACGTGCAAAAAATGCGCAAATCTATGAAAAACGACGGCGTGGATGCCCGGAGTGTTAACGAGGATGGCCCCGTAGCAGCACGAGGCTACCGACGGGTCCTTTTCGCGCACTGTCGCGACTAGTTCGTTTAGTTCGGCTATCAGTCCCAAATCACGCCTCGTAAAGCGGAGTGCTGAGATATCTCTCGCCGTTATCGGGAGCTATGAAAAGCACCTTTTTGCCCTTACCTAGCCTCTTTGCGACCTTTACTGTAGCCGCCAGAGCCGCGCCGCCCGAGATACCTAGCAAGATACCCTCCTCTTTAGCCAGCTTTCTAGCCGTCTCAAAGGCCTCATCGTTATCCACGCGCTCTATCTCGTCAATATAGGCGGTATCAAGCGTAGCCGGGATAAAGCCCGCGCCGATACCCTGGATCTTATGTGGACCCGGTTTTTCGCCGGAGATCACGGCGGAGTCGTTTGGCTCGACGGCTACGATTTTAGTTTTATAGCCGTTTGCTTTTAGCACTCTTGCTGTGCCGCTTAGCGTGCCGCCAGTGCCTACGCCCGCCACAAAAGCGTCAAGCTCTTTAAAATCATCCATGATCTCGTTCGCCGTAGTTAGCTCGTGAGCCTGCGGGTTAAATTTATTTTCAAACTGGCTTAACATCACGTAGCCCTTTTCGCGCACGAGCTCGCTTGCTTTTTCGATCGCGCCTTTCATGCCTTTTGCGCCCTCGGTTAGCACGAGCTCCGCTCCGTAAGCCTTTTGCAGCTTGCGTCTTTCGATACTCATGGTTTCAGGCATTACCAGCACTACTTTAAAGCCTAAAGCAGCGCCCGCCATAGCTACGCCGATACCGGTGTTACCGCTAGTTGGCTCCACGATGACGTCGCCTTTTTTTAGAGTGCCCTCTTTTTGCATTCCAAGGATCATACTTGCGGCGATTCTATCTTTTACCGATCCGCCCGGATTAAAAAACTCAAGCTTAGCGTAAATTTCAGCCATGCCCTCTTCGTGCACGCTGTTTATCTTTACGATCGGGGTTTTACCGATGGTTTGGACGATGTTTTCGTATATCATTTAGACTCCTTTTGAAAAAATCGTGTAATAATAACTTCTTTTTCCATAAATATAAATAAAATATAAAAAAATAAATTTTCTTTTATATTTCAGCCTAAAATTTAGCTCGCGCTCTCTATGATTTTTAACGTTTTTAGGCTGTCCTCTATGCTTGCTCCCGCGCTTTGCTCGCCCCTTAGTAGGCGCACGAAGTCCTCTAGCTCGCTTGTTAGCGGATCAGCTCTTTTGACGAATATATTTTGCATTTTGCACGCGCTTGCGTCAAATTCGCTAAATTTAACGAGGCTCTGATTTAGCAAATCAGCCTCGTAAACCGCCCCTTTGCACGCGACCTCGACCGTTCTTTTGCGTCTATGCGCGAGCCAGCTAGTGGCGATGAGAGCCGTTATCTCGCCCTCAAGCTCAAACGACAAAACCGCGTTATCTTCAAATTTGGCGTGGATTTTGCGCGAGCTTTTTATATCCGCGCTTTTTATCTCTTTGCCACTTAAAAATCTAATCAGATCTATATCGTGCACCGCTAAGTCGGCCAGTATCCCAACATCTGTGATTCGCTGCGGAAATGGCGCGTTTCTAGTTATTTGCACGCTATAAATTTCCTCGTTTGCTAGCTCTTTTTTTAGCGCCGTGATTGCGGGATTAAAGCGCTCTACGTGCCCGACGGCTACCTTTATATCTCGCCGCTTAGCTTCCTCAAGTAAAATTTGAGCGTCCG
Above is a window of Campylobacter showae CSUNSWCD DNA encoding:
- a CDS encoding 3'-5' exonuclease, with translation MNQDFENLLAVIAKRNVAYADFVAATKQMDEYSELFDVRDVQMWRALGLDITRTAKNQIELKTRRNEIKDQIFCVIDIETSGSINSGQIIEIGALKLQNGEIIGKFETFVYAPYVPENISELTGITAEHLKNAPSLAFVMEQFKVFLGQSVFVAHNVRFDYGFISATLEALGYGELLNRKLCTIDLARRTIVSPKYGLGALKEVLNINNAHHRALNDAIAAAEIFKYSLQKLPAEVKTTEDLIEFSKSAKTIKRLKITTNEGSEPVKFDGAVQADELDDNKNLSAANDAQNLNVGGQIQKAEEPKLPIFEK
- the rpmB gene encoding 50S ribosomal protein L28; the encoded protein is MSRVCAITGKGPMVGNNVSHAKNRTKRRFLPNLRTVRVTLEDGTTRKIKVAASTLRTMRKQSR
- the cysE gene encoding serine O-acetyltransferase; the encoded protein is MREKDPSVASCCYGAILVNTPGIHAVVFHRFAHFLHVKNWRFTARFVSQMSRFLTGIEIHPGAKIGRRLFIDHGMGVVIGETAEVGDDVLIYHQVTLGGTGKECCKRHPTIKNGVTIAAGAKVLGNILIGENAKIGANSVVLKDVPDNATVVGIPARIVRINGERVGE
- a CDS encoding Gfo/Idh/MocA family protein — encoded protein: MLKFALIGLGVMGKNHYRALQNVAGVQIVALCEPFCKENFAQKIYTELDEMLESENLDAAVIATPTSLHKETALKCMQKGLNLLIEKPVCANAADAQILLEEAKRRDIKVAVGHVERFNPAITALKKELANEEIYSVQITRNAPFPQRITDVGILADLAVHDIDLIRFLSGKEIKSADIKSSRKIHAKFEDNAVLSFELEGEITALIATSWLAHRRKRTVEVACKGAVYEADLLNQSLVKFSEFDASACKMQNIFVKRADPLTSELEDFVRLLRGEQSAGASIEDSLKTLKIIESAS
- the cysK gene encoding cysteine synthase A, which translates into the protein MIYENIVQTIGKTPIVKINSVHEEGMAEIYAKLEFFNPGGSVKDRIAASMILGMQKEGTLKKGDVIVEPTSGNTGIGVAMAGAALGFKVVLVMPETMSIERRKLQKAYGAELVLTEGAKGMKGAIEKASELVREKGYVMLSQFENKFNPQAHELTTANEIMDDFKELDAFVAGVGTGGTLSGTARVLKANGYKTKIVAVEPNDSAVISGEKPGPHKIQGIGAGFIPATLDTAYIDEIERVDNDEAFETARKLAKEEGILLGISGGAALAATVKVAKRLGKGKKVLFIAPDNGERYLSTPLYEA
- a CDS encoding RNA degradosome polyphosphate kinase, with the protein product MDDNNSVFINRELSWLRFNSRVLAQCEKALPPLEKLKFIAIYMTNLDEFYMIRIAGLKQLFAAGVAASGSDGMSPLEQLREIRKYIKDELALVEKHYKDALRELAQSGLFMKNYDEILPELRAKCDEYFFSNILPVIVPIAVDATHPYPHLNNLSFSLAVKLADADSPEIIKFGMIRISRVLPRFFQASDNVYVPIETIVHRHAEEIFPGYKLLSSAAFRVTRNADIVIEEEEADDFMMILEQGLKLRRKGAFVRMQIQKDADPEIVEFLNSHMKIFYKDIYEYTVPLTLNSLWQIVGNKEFSHLCLPPYAPKTLPPFSSHLSMFDVIDKEDVLVVHPYESFDPVVQFIKEASKDPRVISIRMTLYRVDKNSPIIQALIDAANDGKQVTVMVELKARFDEENNLHWAKALEDAGAHVIYGITGFKVHAKVSQVIRQEGGKLKFYMHLSTGNYNGGSAKIYTDVSYFTSRAEFASDTTTFFHILSGFSKNRRLQTLSMSPMQIKERVLDMIKTETTHGEQGRIVAKMNALVDGDIVDALVKASSAGVKIDLIVRGICCVRPGVKGLSENIRVRSLIGKYLEHARIFYFRHAEPQIYIASADWMPRNLERRLELMTPIIDKNLQERLLEFLRLQLSDNELAFELQNSGEYAKVRPKEGDARINSQEVLEEYVSGIYKATKKDTDKGKSEQMVAKLLKES
- a CDS encoding YdcH family protein, whose amino-acid sequence is MFHEDRELITKLKGSNARFTALFDKHNDLDEKIAEIQKGNVYNDAEVDALKREKLRLKDEIYAFLAEYKKENNL
- a CDS encoding potassium channel family protein, translating into MFKKILKFLNWSSSAKPQINLNTELYEQLRPFRLPLILVVLMMMIGAMGYVTIDGFSLIDAIYQAGMTFTTVGFTEVAPISPAGRLFTITFILLGFAVFTFSTGLMLEVLKKGALVAIIKERRMLYKIARLKNHFVICYHNQYTMELSREFRENHIPFIVIDPREDLPEIAEKYKYPYYIISQPHTQTALLKTHFSSAKGMITLSPNIADNIALIATVRLFEKEIGRKKPYFIMTNSDSQDDTERLKKLGANSVVSPSKLVAQRLSAMSVRPDMENLLEQFLYKQDSPIDIEEISVPDYSWVRFKRLKETNLRNITNADVVGIKDVNNKFIPMPKGDTLIGTGTKLLVIGTGESIRLTKRVIKSRHKPEELKYV
- a CDS encoding STAS domain-containing protein codes for the protein MRLSFKDDVAIFYPSGFLDGDINKYEISESSIKYLLQKTPRHILISLKNVIYFNKVGFNLVLESVLKTAKDNSVDIGFCDYNEIKFKALKRMSKDVLNLSFFETLNVALLFWGAFESESKQIIVFNADIEQKRQIALMLSGRGYKPVIAKDEDEFNQLHKKYEYAIHLTDVKSNKKEISTTLKENVVVYEINGFIDSEFANKFAYKSFLHSLKIGFKFFVFDMKKSSLINIHGVSFLAKLAMECADSGATIAMCGLKKPSISKALLHDLEDCGILLYDTIQDFFNDDATIEGGGSVEVEKPKNITKDLIDFLPDILKVVMDTLASLSNLPVSRGGTEIANFDCDEDKFCMGSVAFYGKMNAKFILCIERYAVHKICKILLQEGSEASIAEAYADVLSVISDRIEVWLKSQKIEANFTLPHIFEEIKNEDKKNKGVLVQLDIDGMDAIFFLSK
- the rpe gene encoding ribulose-phosphate 3-epimerase, producing the protein MYVAPSILSADFGNLKAEIEAICEAGADLVHVDVMDGHFVPNLTIGPVVVNAVAKAATKPLDIHLMVQNNTFFADLFLPLKPKFLSFHIEEEKHPLRLIDHIRSHGTGPAIVLNPHTPVWAIEHIVNEIDMVLLMSVNPGFGGQKFIPSVLEKVRSLREMIERKNAKCMIEVDGGVTGLNVAQLDEAGVDIVVAGSYIFSSNSYEHSIRSLKLEF